Within the Bacteroidales bacterium genome, the region TAAAATACAAGAAGCACCATTCCGGCAAAAAGTGCAATCTGGGTCAAAAATCCAAGCATTAGCCCAAGGCCGATCATAGTGAGGCCCCACTTATTCAGCCAGTCGACAACGGCTATTACGCCGGCATTGTTGGCCATTCCGTGAAAAACACCGGCAAAAAGCCCTTTTGAATCCATCAGGTAACCGAATGACGACCAGTCGGGATTGGTAATTTTTACCAGCCCTTCGTAGAGAAAATACCATCCTATCAAAATCCGGAGAGCGACTAATAAAAAGGTTTGGAGGTTCGTGTAATGATTAACTATTGCTTTATTTGACATACAGCGGTTTTTTTAAAAAAGAATCAAAACTAAAAAATCTTTTCGTAAATATATAGGTCTGTTTTGAATAAGTTGGCTCTGTCGTTGTTTTAGAAACATAAATTCTACTAAAACGGCAAAAACGTCGACATTTAGTGTTAAATTGGTGATCTATGCCGGATAAATCACTGAATTCTTCGCTGCTTACCGATACGTTCAGGCAGGCCTGTACAGACTACTTTTACCTGGTAAACCATCATTACCCTGAACGAAGCGTACTAAAACTTGTCGGCGACAGGTACCTGCTGTCTGGCGACCAAAGAACGGTGCTGTACAGGGGAATATCATCCGAAAAGCGTTCATTATTGCGAAATTCCCTCCTCCAAGCGAAAATTGCGGGTACATACCTGATTATCGACGGGTACAACGTGCTGTTCAACCTGCTGAATTACAGGCTTGGCAAAATAACTTTTGTGAGCACAGACGGTATAGTGCGTGATGCCGGGGCCTTGCACGGCCGTTTCAGGGAAGAACACACTTTCACTGATTGTATTGAACTTTTACTCATTCAAGTGGCAGCCATGAAACCGGCGACTGTTGACATTTACCTCGATTCGCCCGTATCACACAGCGAAAGGCATGCCACCGCTATTTCGGACAGGATGCACGAACTGAATCTGACCGGCGGTTGTTATGTGGTAAAGTCAGCCGACTGGGTGCTGAAGAACTGTAAGGACTGTGTAATTGCCACATCCGATACGGCGATTATTGAAAAAGCATTGTTGCCGGTTGTTGACTTGCCGGCGGTGGTGCTGGAAAGGGCTTATGGGGCGGGGTTTTTGCAGTTGGGGAAACTTATTTCAGGAGGAACGTCATTGCGATGACCGGTTCCTACGGTCAGAAGCAATCTGCCCGAACAGGCACACCGATCCAAATAGTGAGTCTTGGTAAGGTCCTGCCTTTGCCGGCAGGTTGCTTCGTCGCAATAATTTCTGCAATAATCAATTGTTTATCAAGCTCCTCGCAATGACGATCATCCCCTTATCAACCCCAATACCCCGTTAATAAATGTCAGCGGATGAACGGGATTACCAGGGACGTAGAGGTCAACTTTGTATTTTTCAAGAAACGACCGGTCAAGCGCTTCACTGCCCTCAAATATTCCGCCGCTTATGGCGTCAGTACCGGCCAGTATGATAATCTTAGGATCAGGCACTGCATCGTAGCATATCTGTAACGGTTCTGCCATGTTCTTCGAAATGGGTCCGGTAATTACAATTCCGTTGGCATGCCTCGGCGATGCCACAAATTCAATCCCGAACCTGCCCATGTCAAAATTCACATTGCCGGCGGCATTCAATTCCCACTCGCAGCTGTTATCCCCTGCTGCCGATACCTGGCGCAGTTTCAGCGAATTTTTGAAATACCTCCGTATTTCCTTTCTCACTGCCGCCGGATCAATCGACATCGGCTGGTTTTGCCCTGCATCTACTACCAATCCCTCACGAGTGGCTGAAGCAATTTTATAATCTTTTGTAAACGTTATATTTTCAGGGAAACGCCGTGCACATTCACCACAGAAAACACATTTTCCGAGATCTATCCGGAGCGGATTCTGCATGATGGCATTTACCGGGCAAACGCCTGCAATTTGTGAAGAAACCGACATTCCCGGTTCCTGAATAACAGGGCGGCCACGGAAAATCCCGGGCACTTCCACGGTTGTGACATCAGGAATATATTGCTTTCCCTGGTGGAACAGGATTTTTATATCAGAAAATACAGAACCTGTATTGAATTCCAGTTTCATAGGTTAATTTTTAAAGGTCGTGACCGCAATAGCTGAGATTGAAACTCTTGTTGCAGATCGGGAAATCGGAAATGTCGTTGTTTCTTACTGCAAGAGCAAGGGCCATCCAGTTGTGAACCGACGGATCCTTGATCTTATACAGGGCAAGATTTCCTGCTGTATCCGTGATGGCACAGTGGCAAATCTCACCCCGCCATCCTTCGGTAAGCGACAGCACAAATGAACCAGGTGCCGGGGATTGCATAGGCTCAGGTTGACTGTGTTTCGGAATATCCTGCAACATGCGGCGGATGTACTTAATCGACTGGTTGATCTCCTGCTTCCTTATCTGGGTCCTTGAATACACGTCCCCATGATGCTTGATGATCGGCTGGTGAGGTATTCCACCGTATATCAGGTAAGGATGCGTCCACCGGATATCGCGCATCAGTCCGCTTGTTCGTGCTGCCTGTCCCACGGCACCTATTTGTTCGGCCTGCTGCTGTGTAACGGTTCCTGTTCGTTCAAGTCGGGCCAGCGCACTGGGCAGCGATTTCATCCGCTGGTACATTTCATTCATATCGGGCTCATACGCATCGAAAAGCTGGTTGATAGCCTCTGTTAGTTCAGGCGTGACCGGATAAGGATTGCCTCCAGCCCGGATAAGGCTTTTTGCAAGCCGGTTACCGCACCATTTCTGGAATGTGTTTATCACGGGGGTACGCAGCCTGCCGAATACAGAGCTTCCCAACTGGTATGCAATATCGGTGCATATGGCACTCAGGTCGCCCGTATGAATGGCAATACGCTCCAACTCCGAAGCTATCGTGCGGGCATGAAGAATATCTTCAGGTGCATCAAAGCCGCAAAGCGATTCCCATACACCTGTAAATGCCGTTGTATGTCCCACAACCGTGTCGCCGGCAATGCCTTCAGCCAGGATGGCCAACTGCAAAGGCGACTTATATCTGAGAAAAAGATTTTCAATTCCCCTGTGCTGGAAGCCAAGCTGGATCTCGAGATGCAGGATCTGCTCGCCGCTGCATATAAACCTGAAATGGCCGGGTTCAATCACTCCTGCATGTATAGGGCCAACGCCTACTTCATGCAGTTCTTCACTTTCGATTTTATAAAAAGGATAATGGCCTATACTTTCTGACGGATCAAACCGGTCATGCGAATACCTCAGGAGTTTCAGCCATGGATGATCCGTATAGCTCATTCCAGTTTTTTCATGGATTTCTCTCTCAAAAGCATGAAAAGCGAAATTTCTCGCTGTGAATGAAGGGTAGGTGGTACCGGCATCTGCCATGGAGGATGAAACCAGTATGTGCCCTGTTGTATCGTCGGCAATACAGCAGAAGAGTTGCAACCTGCCATTCACCGGCCAGGCGAAATAATTAACGCAATGGCAGTATTTATCCTCCAGCAGTCCGGTATTGGCCTCAAGAAATGCGTCATACCCGAGAACAGGGATTTCTCCTGTGCCTATCCGCTGGTTGTTCTTTATTTTTATGTAATCAGCCATCTTAGTCTGTTAGTCTGTAGTCTGTTAGTCTGTAAAACTTCTTAAATCTTAAATCGGTGTTCCTTGTTCGGTGTTTTTGTTAGTCTGTTGGTCTGTAGTCTGTTAGTCTGTTAGCAATTAAGTAATAAGGTTTTAAGGCCTAAGAGTTCCTGTATGAAATCTTCATTTTCTTATCCAGTATCCTGCCTGCCTGCCGGCAGGCAGGTATCCAGTATCCAGCATCCAATACTACATAAGCATATTCACCGCCTCCTTTATCAACTCCACCATCGCTGCCGGCGGAAACAACCCCAAATACACAACGAGCGCCAGCAGTATATATTGGCTCAATGATTCGGTGTAATGTGCAGGCTGTACCTTCGACTCGTCAAAATCAACCGGTTTTGCAAAAAGGATCTTAAATACGTTTTTTCCGAATGCCCATATGATCACGGTGAGCAGCAGCATAATAATAATCAGCAGCCAAAGGTATCCTGAGGCGAACAACGATTTAAATATCAGGAATTCACTTACAAACATCCCTGACGGAGGCATAGCCGTCACAATGAAAAAGGCGGCGAGGAGAACCATAGCGCCGGCTACATTGTATTTGAAATAATACCCGGTGTCATATACGCTTTTGCTTCCATAGGTTCTGTAAATTTGCCCGAACTGGAAAAACAGGGCAGGTTTTGCAAATGAATGCAGTACCAGGTGCAGTATGGCTGCGTAATACCCTATTCCACCGGCTGCAATACCCAGCATAACAAGCCCCATATGCTCAACCCCCGAATACGCCATCATTCGTTTAATATTTTTTACCCGGAGCATGTATACGGTAGCCACAAATACCGACAACACTGCCGATATCAGTATGATCTTGTTGGTCCATTCATGAATGCTTGTATGACTGGTAATCTGGTAAAATCTGAATATTCCTGTAAATCCCACATTCATTAAAACGCTTGCCAGGAGCGCGCCTGAAGGATAGGGCGCTTTGTCCTTTGCATCAATACCTGCAGTATACATGGGAAAAAGCCCTGCCTTTGCCGTAAAACCTGTAAATATGAATAGAAAAGCCAGCTTCAGCCAGAACGGATTAAGCAAACCGGCATTCGCCAGCAGGGTCGAATAAAAAAGGTCGCCAATCCCATGCTGCTGAACGGTTACAGTGACAAACAGGATACCGATAAAAACAAGGGTTATGCTTATTGAACAGATAAAAATATATTTCCAGGTTCCTTCGAGAGACAGCTTATTCCTGCGGTGGTAAATCAGTGCCGATGCACTTAATGTGGTGATTTCAACAAACACCCAGGTAATACCCATATGGTTGGCAAGGTATGCCGCACTGATCGACATGATCAGCATAATGGTAGCGGCAAAATACATCCCCATTTCCCTGGGTTTATAGGGATGTTTTTCGAAATATACGAAGCTATGATATAGCACCGGTATGGTGATGACTGTCATAACACTCAGGAATATCACGGCAAGGGCATCGGGAGTGAAATAAGTAAATTGCACCACTCCCCGGTTTATAAATTCATAAACGGCCAGCGATACCTGCAAAAGAGAAAATAGCACCGACAGAAGAAGTCGGGTGGAATGCTTCTTTCCGAAGTAAAAGGCAGTGCCTATAATCAGTGAACCGGCTAAATATATTGCTATCATTGAGAGATCAGTCTTTTAAATTTCTTAATTGCTCCACATCCTGTTCTTCAAATACATCGCCGATCTTATCCGCAAAGATTCCCAGCAGGATCACGCTGACAAAAATATCAAGCAGGATACCGATATTCACCAGCATCGGCATTTCACTCCCTACTGCAAGCGAAAGCACAAACACTCCGTTTTCAATAATCAGGAATCCCATCACATGGGTGATGATCTTTCGGCGGGTGATGATAACATACAACCCGGTGAAAAGGGCCGACAGGGCCACTATGAAAAAGATCTTCCTGACATGGGTGTCTGAAACGGCGTTTGCCAGAAAGAAGGATCCCAGGATAATAATGGTTACTATAACAACCGACACAAAGTTGGAAACATAGGGCTCCGCTTCACGTGTAATCCGGTTACGATCGAGAATGTACTTCAGGAATAAAGGGATGGCAATGGCTTTAATGATGATCGTTTCAAGCAGAACAAAGATCAGGTTGCCGATATTGATTTCGATAAGTTCAACAAGGGCAACACCAAAAAGAACAATACCCTGGAATGCGATGATGCGGATATAGGTCATCATCCGGTTTGCCATCGAAATGTAAATCAGGGTAATGGTGAAAATTATTAATAACAGGTTGATCATGGATTCTGATTTAAATGAGTTTTCCCATCACAAGCAATACGCCGAGGAAAATAAGCATGGATATGGACGTGAACATCAGGATGAATTGGGGATTATGATTCATTCTGAAACGTGCCGCAAAAGATTCTACAATACCGATGACAATGCCGAAGGTTACCTGCACGGCAAAGTAAATAGGTATTGAATAATAGAGCTGGTAGCCGGGTGTCAGGAAGAAATTGGCGATTATCGCCCCGTAAAGGGCGAATTTCAGGTTGGTTCCGTAAAGGATGAGTCCCAGGTCAAAACCGCTGTTGTCAAGGATCATGACCTCGTGGATCATGGTGAGTTCGAGGTGCGTTTTCGGGTCGTCAACGGGCATCCTGCTGTTTTCGATGAGTGCAATGGTAACGAATACAAAGGACGCCAGGGCGCCCAGACCATATGAAACATACGAACCATAGTGAAGTGCCCCGAATATCCCGGCAAAAGAAGAATAACCTGTAAGAAGAGCAAATGATCCCATCAGGATGAAGAAGGCAGGCTCTATGAGCATCGAATACAGTGCCTCGCGGCTTGCGCCCATTCCCTCAAAACTACTGCCTGTATCAAGTGCGGCAATGATCATGAAAAACTTGCCAAGTGCCAGCACGTAAGCAAAGAAAACGAAATCACCGTTGAATGAAAGGATTCCCTGTTTGTTACCAAAAGGGATGAATAAAATGGCCATCAGAATGGTGGCGATATATACGGTGGGCGCAATCTGAAATACAAAGCTGGTTGTTTTACTGTAAACCGAACCGGTTCTGAGGCAACGGAAAATATCAAGCATGGGCTGAAAAATCCGGGGTCCTTTTCTGCCCGACAAGATGCTCTTTGACCGGATGATGATCCCGGTAAAAAAGAAACTGGTCAGAATGATAAGCAATAAACTAAGCATCTTACAATTGTTTAATGATGTTAACGAGCGTTCTTAGCGCATCAATTACAAGGGGAATGGTAATGCTGATTCCGATGAATACCACGCCGTAGAGTACATAAAACTGGACACGGCCATTCTGAAGAAATTTGAACCTGCCGAGAAAGCCGCGAAGAGCCTTTGTGGGCCCGTCGATTAATTTCATTTCAAGGCGATCATGAAAATGACTTTCGGAATGAACCGCATTCGGCACTATATCATTTATTTCATCCCCGGAATCCTGTATGTCAATAACCGGTTTTATAATTTTCACGTAAGGTTTTACAAATGAACTGGCCGTATACTGAAGCTTCGGAGAATCGGTTTCATAACCGCAGCCCCAGGTAGGGCCTGTTGCAATAACCCTGTGTTTCTGAATCCATTTCCTCAACCGGTAAACCACGATGATCATAAGGATCAGCCCCCAGGATGCCAGGCTTACATGTTGCATGATCTGCATGATCTGTGAATCAGGAAGTATAGATCCGGCATTTCCATATAAACTTACAGGGGTTGTAAGAACGGAAAGAAACAACCGGGGGAACAATCCGATAAGAATGATGACTCCTGCAATCAGGTAATTGGGGAAAAGCACCGACTTATCCTCCCTGATTTCATGAAAGGAATGCCGCGGGTTTCCCAGAAAAATTATGCCGAATGCTTTTGTAAAACACAGTAACGCCAGTCCGCCAATCAGTGCAAGCGAAAATACGGATATGGCAAATACAAGGGCCGACTGGTTACTGCTGATGGCATCGAACAGCCCGCTATAAATCAGGAATTCCGAAATAAAACCGTTGAAAGGAGGAAGCCCGCAAATCGCCAGCGCTGCAACAAGGAAAAGTGCAGCAGTACGGGGCATCTTCCTGCCCAGTCCTCCCATCCGGTCGATCATCAGGCTATGGGTGGCCAGGTAAACATTTCCTGATGTAAAAAACAGGAGCGATTTGAAAAGCGAGTGATTCAGCGTATGCAGCAGGGCACCTGCATACCCGGCGAAAGTCATGAAATCATTGTGCAATCCTGCCCCGAGTGTACCTATCCCAATTCCGATGCCGATGATCCCGATGTTTTCAATGCTGTGATAAGCCAGCAGGCGCTTCAGATTATGCTGAACGATGGCCAGCATCACGCCATAAACGCCCGATATAAGTGAAACACCAAGAATGATATATCCGATTGCCATTTTGTTATCGGGCATCAGTAACAGCATTCGCATGATCCCATAGATGCCCGATTTGATAATTACACCCGACATAAGGCCTGAAACATGAGATGGAGCAGCAGGATGCGCGTAAGGTAGCCATGTGTGGAAAGGCACAAAACCGGCCTTTATGGCAAAACCTGTAAAAAACACAAGGAATAGCAGGAGGCTTGCCTGGTTTCCCGAGTTCAGGCAGTAGGCTGAAATATCCCTGAAATCGAAGGATCCGGTTTTTGTATAAACCCACAAAAAACCAAGCGTAAGCAGGATGATGCTGATATGCGACTGAATCAGGTAATTAATTCCCGCTTTCAGCGTTTCCATTTTCCCGTGTTCGTAAATAACCATGATGAAAGCGGACAAAGCCATCATTTCCCATGAACATAGGAAGGCAAGGCTGTGCTGGATGAAAAATAAACCGGTTAGCGCAGCATGGTTTATGATATAGCTGGCAAAGTGCAGGCTCATCAGCGGCTTGTTTTCGGGGTAGTGCTTCAGGTACTGCCGGCCGTAAAGGATACCGGTAATCGCTGTAAAATTTGTCAATAGCACAAACCATGCGGATAAGGCATCTGCCCTGATGAAAATATTACCAAAAATGGCGCCGCCATAAATGACTTCCGAAAAAGAGGCTCCCGATAATACCTTCACTGCCACCAGCGAACTGATTGCTGAGTTGGTAAGTACCGCCACAAGGGCTATGGTTCTTTTCATAACGGTACCGGCAAGTAAAGTTGCAGGAATGAAGACTAAGACCGATATGAAAAAAATCAGGCTCATGGGATCTTATAGTACATTGAAAACAGAAAGAAGAATGAGAATGACGACAAATATAAGTCCATAAAGAACATACAATTGTATTTTGCCATTATGAAAAAACGTAAAAATATTGAATATTCTAAGGAAACCTTTAATTACAGGTTCAAAGATCCTTTTTTCAAAAAATTCGAGATACAACGAAGCGTACGATCGCGGTGCCGGAAAGATTGATGCGGCATCAAGCTGATCATATTTCTTATCCTCAATGGTTATAAAGCCAAAAAGTTTTGCCAGGCTTTTTGAAAATGATTTACCTGTGTATTGCATTCCGGTGTGCGGAGCAACATATCCGCAACCCCAGGTTTCATTGGTTTTAACTTCGTACCGCCTTGTCACTGATGCCCTTATGCCATAAATCACGGCTATCAGCAAAAGAAGCAAAAGAGAAGCCCTTCCGCAAAGAGTCACAATGTGTCCCGTTCCCTGCAGCGAAGACAGGGATACTTCAACACCCATACTCCCGGTAATATAAAGAAGAGGTCTTAATACAAGCTCAGGAAAAAGTCCGATGACAAGCATAATGCCAATAATGAGATAAAGCGGTAACCTCATCGCAAGAGGTACTTCTTCAGGTTTATGGTGAAGTTCTTTTCGGGGAGAGCCAAGGAAGATGACTCCGAACGATTTGGTGAATGTCAGCATCGAAACACCGCCGGCCATCGATAACAGGGCAATACAAATGACCATAAGGGCGCTGAGTGCCAGGTTATGCTGACTGAAAGTTTCTACAAATCCCGAATAAATCAGGAATTTGGATATGAACCCATTGAATGGCGGAAGTCCGCCTATTGCAAGGGAACCCACCAGGAAAGCAACTGCCGTGTGGGGCATATACCGGATAAGCCCTCCCAGGTCTTCCATGTTCCGGGTGTGGGTTTGATTATATATATTTCCTGAAGTAAAAAACAAAAGCGATTTATAGAGCGAATGGTTCAGGGTATGCAGAAGGGCTGCAGAAAATCCCAGGATGCTCATAAGGGGATAATCCAGTGCTTTTCCGGTTAGTCCGATTCCAATGCCCATGCCTATGATGCCTATGTTTTCGGTTGTACAGAATGCCAAAAGTTTCTTGAAATCCCTGTGTACTGATGCAT harbors:
- a CDS encoding NADH-quinone oxidoreductase subunit H, yielding MLSLLLIILTSFFFTGIIIRSKSILSGRKGPRIFQPMLDIFRCLRTGSVYSKTTSFVFQIAPTVYIATILMAILFIPFGNKQGILSFNGDFVFFAYVLALGKFFMIIAALDTGSSFEGMGASREALYSMLIEPAFFILMGSFALLTGYSSFAGIFGALHYGSYVSYGLGALASFVFVTIALIENSRMPVDDPKTHLELTMIHEVMILDNSGFDLGLILYGTNLKFALYGAIIANFFLTPGYQLYYSIPIYFAVQVTFGIVIGIVESFAARFRMNHNPQFILMFTSISMLIFLGVLLVMGKLI
- a CDS encoding DUF434 domain-containing protein — encoded protein: MPDKSLNSSLLTDTFRQACTDYFYLVNHHYPERSVLKLVGDRYLLSGDQRTVLYRGISSEKRSLLRNSLLQAKIAGTYLIIDGYNVLFNLLNYRLGKITFVSTDGIVRDAGALHGRFREEHTFTDCIELLLIQVAAMKPATVDIYLDSPVSHSERHATAISDRMHELNLTGGCYVVKSADWVLKNCKDCVIATSDTAIIEKALLPVVDLPAVVLERAYGAGFLQLGKLISGGTSLR
- a CDS encoding proton-conducting transporter membrane subunit produces the protein MNAESVISIVLIFTGLSLLIIPLLPQRSKSAAAFILVLLNAVITSIPAIRVLAGGDFNLLINAGNTFGDVLFRIDPLSAWFILIINITLINGSLYGAGYMKSYAHRKSDLSLHWVMLVMFQVSMLFVCMLHNGFAFLIAWEVMTLSSLILLMFEHEKAQTQEAGLNYMVQMHLGVALLTIAFIWVFVSAQTTSFDGIASFFQNNGSPWVILLFFAGFGIKAGFIPMHTWLPYAHPAAPSHVSGIMSGVIVKMGIYGILRIAVSITHYSLATGILLVSLSAATTLYGILNASVHRDFKKLLAFCTTENIGIIGMGIGIGLTGKALDYPLMSILGFSAALLHTLNHSLYKSLLFFTSGNIYNQTHTRNMEDLGGLIRYMPHTAVAFLVGSLAIGGLPPFNGFISKFLIYSGFVETFSQHNLALSALMVICIALLSMAGGVSMLTFTKSFGVIFLGSPRKELHHKPEEVPLAMRLPLYLIIGIMLVIGLFPELVLRPLLYITGSMGVEVSLSSLQGTGHIVTLCGRASLLLLLLIAVIYGIRASVTRRYEVKTNETWGCGYVAPHTGMQYTGKSFSKSLAKLFGFITIEDKKYDQLDAASIFPAPRSYASLYLEFFEKRIFEPVIKGFLRIFNIFTFFHNGKIQLYVLYGLIFVVILILLSVFNVL
- a CDS encoding DoxX family membrane protein, translating into MSNKAIVNHYTNLQTFLLVALRILIGWYFLYEGLVKITNPDWSSFGYLMDSKGLFAGVFHGMANNAGVIAVVDWLNKWGLTMIGLGLMLGFLTQIALFAGMVLLVFYYLSHPALAGVTYILPQEGSYLWVNKTLIEVFTMAVLLIFPTGHIAGLDRFIFKSDK
- a CDS encoding proton-conducting transporter membrane subunit; amino-acid sequence: MKRTIALVAVLTNSAISSLVAVKVLSGASFSEVIYGGAIFGNIFIRADALSAWFVLLTNFTAITGILYGRQYLKHYPENKPLMSLHFASYIINHAALTGLFFIQHSLAFLCSWEMMALSAFIMVIYEHGKMETLKAGINYLIQSHISIILLTLGFLWVYTKTGSFDFRDISAYCLNSGNQASLLLFLVFFTGFAIKAGFVPFHTWLPYAHPAAPSHVSGLMSGVIIKSGIYGIMRMLLLMPDNKMAIGYIILGVSLISGVYGVMLAIVQHNLKRLLAYHSIENIGIIGIGIGIGTLGAGLHNDFMTFAGYAGALLHTLNHSLFKSLLFFTSGNVYLATHSLMIDRMGGLGRKMPRTAALFLVAALAICGLPPFNGFISEFLIYSGLFDAISSNQSALVFAISVFSLALIGGLALLCFTKAFGIIFLGNPRHSFHEIREDKSVLFPNYLIAGVIILIGLFPRLFLSVLTTPVSLYGNAGSILPDSQIMQIMQHVSLASWGLILMIIVVYRLRKWIQKHRVIATGPTWGCGYETDSPKLQYTASSFVKPYVKIIKPVIDIQDSGDEINDIVPNAVHSESHFHDRLEMKLIDGPTKALRGFLGRFKFLQNGRVQFYVLYGVVFIGISITIPLVIDALRTLVNIIKQL
- a CDS encoding proton-conducting transporter membrane subunit, giving the protein MIAIYLAGSLIIGTAFYFGKKHSTRLLLSVLFSLLQVSLAVYEFINRGVVQFTYFTPDALAVIFLSVMTVITIPVLYHSFVYFEKHPYKPREMGMYFAATIMLIMSISAAYLANHMGITWVFVEITTLSASALIYHRRNKLSLEGTWKYIFICSISITLVFIGILFVTVTVQQHGIGDLFYSTLLANAGLLNPFWLKLAFLFIFTGFTAKAGLFPMYTAGIDAKDKAPYPSGALLASVLMNVGFTGIFRFYQITSHTSIHEWTNKIILISAVLSVFVATVYMLRVKNIKRMMAYSGVEHMGLVMLGIAAGGIGYYAAILHLVLHSFAKPALFFQFGQIYRTYGSKSVYDTGYYFKYNVAGAMVLLAAFFIVTAMPPSGMFVSEFLIFKSLFASGYLWLLIIIMLLLTVIIWAFGKNVFKILFAKPVDFDESKVQPAHYTESLSQYILLALVVYLGLFPPAAMVELIKEAVNMLM